Below is a genomic region from Actinomycetota bacterium.
AGTCGGCGGGGGTACTGGGGCTCCTGGCGCACCCTTCCGGCTTCGTGCTGCCGGTGGCCACCCTGACGCTGTCGGTGTACGCCCTGTTCAGCCGCTACATGCGCTCCTCGGCGATCGACGCCCTGGCGCAGGACTACATCCGCACCGCCCGGGCGAAAGGCCTCCCTGAGCACCTGGTGCTCTGGCGCCACCTGGTGCGCAACTCGCTGGTGCCCATCGCCACCCTGGTCGGTCTGTCGCTGCCGGCGGTGTTCACCTTCGGGCTCGTGGTGGAACAGCTCTTCAACTTCCCCGGCGTCGGCCTGCAGTACTTCACGTCAGCCACCCAGACCGACTACCCGACGATGCTGGGCATCACCTTGCTGGTGGGCGTGGCCACCGTGGCGGGCAGCCTGCTGGCCGACCTGGCGTACGCCGCCCTCGACCCCCGGGTCCGGTTCTCCTGATGCAGGTCGCCCCGCCCACCGACCCGGCCGTCCTCCCCGAGGGCGGCGAGGTCATCTCCCAGGGCAGTGTCGGCAAGCAGATCTACCGGACCTTCCTGGAGAACAAGCTGGCGATCCTGGGCCTGGGGTTCGTCATCGTCATCACGCTGTTCAGCTTTGTGGGCCCGCTCGTCTACCACACCGACCAGATCAGCACCAACCTCCTGAACACCAACCTGGCCCCGGGCCCCGGGGGCCCCCTGGGGTCGGACCAGAACGGCTACGACATCCTCGGCCGGCTGATGGCCGGGGGCCAGGTGTCGCTGGAGATCTCCTTCGCCGTGGCGCTCGTGGCCACCACCGTGGGATCGCTCTACGGGGCGATCGCCGGCTTCTTCGGCGGGTGGCTCGACACCATCATGATGCGTGTCGTCGACATCGGCCTCTCCGTGCCGCTCATCTTCCTGTTCATCCTGATGTCCACCATCTTCCGCCCCAGCAAGCTGCTGCTCATCGGCCTGCTGGCGGGCCTGGCGTGGCTGGGCCCGGCCCGCCTCATCCGGGGCGAGACGCTCAGCCTGCGCACCCGGGAGTACGTCCAGGCAGTGCGGGCGATGGGCGGCGGGCCCCGGCGCATCGTGGTGCGCCACATCATCCCCAACGCCATCGGCACCATCGTGGTGAACGCCACCTTCCAGGTGGCCGACGCCATCTTGATCCTGGCCCTGCTGGAGTACCTGGGCTTCAGCCTGCCGGCACCCACCGCCACCTGGGGCGGCATGCTCTCCGGCGGCACCACCTTCCTGCAGGACGGGTACTGGTGGCAGGTCTACCCCGTGCTGATCCTGATCATCCTGGCCGTGGTGTCCTTCAACTTCATTGGTGACGCCCTGCGGGACTCCCTGGACGTCCGGCTGCACAAGCGGTGAGCGCGCTGCTGGAGGTTTCCGACCTCCGCACGGTCATCGACGTGCGGGCGGGTCAAGTCCACGCCGTGGACGGGGTCACGTTCTCGGTGGACGCGGGCGAAACCGTCGGGTTGGTGGGCGAGTCCGGGTGCGGCAAGACGATGACCGGCCTATCGATCCTCCGCCTGCTCCCGCCCGGCGGCCGCATCGCCGGTGGCGAGATCCGCTTCAATGGCAAGGAGATCAGCCGCTCGAGCGATGAGGCGATGCAGCGGGTGCGGGGCGGGGACATCGGCATGGTGTTCCAGGACCCGATGACCTCGCTCAACCCCACGCTGACCATCGGCTACCAGATCGCCGAGTCCGTGCGCCTGCACCGGGGCAAGAGCAAGGAGGAGGGCCTGCGGCGGGCAGCCGAGCTGCTCAAGCTGGTGGGGATGCCCCGGCCCGAGGAGCGCCTGGGCGACTACCCCCACCAACTCTCCGGCGGGCTCCGCCAGCGGGTGATGATCGCCATGGCACTGGCCTGCGACCCGAAGCTGCTCATCGCCGACGAGCCCACCACCGCCCTGGATGTGACCATCCAGGCACAGATCCTCGGACTGCTGGACGACCTGAAGGAGCGCCTCGGCCTGGCGATGCTGCTGATCACCCACGACCTCGGCGTCATCGCCGGGCGGGCCGACCGGGTGATCGTCATGTACGCCGGGCGCATCGTGGAGAGCTGCGGCACCGCCGAGCTCTTCGCGCATACCCGCCACCCCTACGCCGAAGCGCTCCTGGCCTCGATCCCCAAACTCGACCTGGGGGCCGGCCAGCGGCTGAAGTCGATCCCGGGTCTGCCGCCCGACCTGGTGGAACCGCCCCGAGCCTGCCGGTTCGCCCCCCGCTGCCC
It encodes:
- a CDS encoding ABC transporter permease, translating into MQVAPPTDPAVLPEGGEVISQGSVGKQIYRTFLENKLAILGLGFVIVITLFSFVGPLVYHTDQISTNLLNTNLAPGPGGPLGSDQNGYDILGRLMAGGQVSLEISFAVALVATTVGSLYGAIAGFFGGWLDTIMMRVVDIGLSVPLIFLFILMSTIFRPSKLLLIGLLAGLAWLGPARLIRGETLSLRTREYVQAVRAMGGGPRRIVVRHIIPNAIGTIVVNATFQVADAILILALLEYLGFSLPAPTATWGGMLSGGTTFLQDGYWWQVYPVLILIILAVVSFNFIGDALRDSLDVRLHKR